Proteins from one Bombyx mori chromosome 1, ASM3026992v2 genomic window:
- the LOC101744140 gene encoding G-protein coupled receptor 52 isoform X1, protein MPAKMMNARGGANGAGEVSVADSPLATFESLTQAAVIAVMGVAIVVSNLLIIAAFLNFKGLSNEVINYYLLSLAVADLLCGLLVVPLSVYPAITGRWMFGDLMCRLAGYVEVTLWSVSVYTFMWISVDRYLAVRKPLRYETVSATVQTRTRSQCWMVFTWISAAMLCCPPLLGYKKDANFDKETFICMLDWGTTYAYTATLGILVLGPSVISIVYNYFYIFSMKRKLHSGVPIHDKEYATALAENLANPSHWMSFVLVSVFWLSWAPYAGVRMYEYVTNQEIKIPMLHFGMVWLGIMNSFWKIIILISLSPQFRLALRILCLTACCRTKGRLQAELIGMDNDD, encoded by the exons ATGCCAGCGAAGATGATGAATGCTAGAGGCGGTGCAAACGGGGCGGGTGAGGTGAGTGTGGCCGACAGTCCCCTGGCCACCTTTGAGTCACTCACGCAGGCTGCCGTTATAGCAGTGATGGGAGTTGCCATTGTTGTGTCCAATCTGCTAATAATCGCTGCATTCTTGAACTTCAAAG GTCTCTCAAACGAAGTGATAAACTACTATCTACTATCATTGGCTGTTGCGGATTTACTATGCGGCTTGCTTGTGGTACCACTATCAGTATACCCTGCGATAACAGGCCGCTGGATGTTCGGGGATCTCATGTGTAGACTTGCCGGCTACGTAGAAGTCACCTTGTGGTCCGTCTCAGTCTATACTTTCATGTGGATCTCCGTCGATAGATATCTTGCCGTCAGAAAACCTCTCCGATATGAGACGGTTAGTGCAACG GTGCAAACACGTACTCGCAGTCAATGCTGGATGGTATTCACTTGGATCTCGGCAGCCATGCTGTGTTGTCCGCCTTTACTTGGCTATAAAAAAGATGCAAACTTCGACAAGGAAACTTTCATATGCATGCTTGATTGGGGCACTACATACGCCTACACTGCCACTCTAGGTATCCTTGTGCTGGGACCTAGcgttatttcaattgtttacaACTACTTTTACATTTTTTCGATGAAACGGAAACTGCATAGCGGAGTGCCTATTCATGATAAGGAATACGCGACTGCTTTGGCTGAGAACCTCGCTAACCCTAGCCACTGGATGAGTTTCGTTTTGGTGTCCGTGTTCTGGTTGAGTTGGGCTCCGTATGCCGGTGTGAGAATGTACGAATACGTCACCAATCAAGAAATCAAAATTCCAATGTTACATTTCGGCATGGTTTGGCTTGGTATTATGAATTCGTTTTGgaaaattatcattttgattTCACTCAGCCCCCAGTTCCGGCTTGCGCTTCGAATTTTGTGTTTGACTGCATGCTGCCGCACCAAAGGACGCCTGCAAGCCGAACTCATCGGTATGGATAATGATGACTGA
- the LOC101744140 gene encoding G-protein coupled receptor 52 isoform X2 → MPAKMMNARGGANGAGEVSVADSPLATFESLTQAAVIAVMGVAIVVSNLLIIAAFLNFKGLSNEVINYYLLSLAVADLLCGLLVVPLSVYPAITGRWMFGDLMCRLAGYVEVTLWSVSVYTFMWISVDRYLAVRKPLRYETVQTRTRSQCWMVFTWISAAMLCCPPLLGYKKDANFDKETFICMLDWGTTYAYTATLGILVLGPSVISIVYNYFYIFSMKRKLHSGVPIHDKEYATALAENLANPSHWMSFVLVSVFWLSWAPYAGVRMYEYVTNQEIKIPMLHFGMVWLGIMNSFWKIIILISLSPQFRLALRILCLTACCRTKGRLQAELIGMDNDD, encoded by the exons ATGCCAGCGAAGATGATGAATGCTAGAGGCGGTGCAAACGGGGCGGGTGAGGTGAGTGTGGCCGACAGTCCCCTGGCCACCTTTGAGTCACTCACGCAGGCTGCCGTTATAGCAGTGATGGGAGTTGCCATTGTTGTGTCCAATCTGCTAATAATCGCTGCATTCTTGAACTTCAAAG GTCTCTCAAACGAAGTGATAAACTACTATCTACTATCATTGGCTGTTGCGGATTTACTATGCGGCTTGCTTGTGGTACCACTATCAGTATACCCTGCGATAACAGGCCGCTGGATGTTCGGGGATCTCATGTGTAGACTTGCCGGCTACGTAGAAGTCACCTTGTGGTCCGTCTCAGTCTATACTTTCATGTGGATCTCCGTCGATAGATATCTTGCCGTCAGAAAACCTCTCCGATATGAGACG GTGCAAACACGTACTCGCAGTCAATGCTGGATGGTATTCACTTGGATCTCGGCAGCCATGCTGTGTTGTCCGCCTTTACTTGGCTATAAAAAAGATGCAAACTTCGACAAGGAAACTTTCATATGCATGCTTGATTGGGGCACTACATACGCCTACACTGCCACTCTAGGTATCCTTGTGCTGGGACCTAGcgttatttcaattgtttacaACTACTTTTACATTTTTTCGATGAAACGGAAACTGCATAGCGGAGTGCCTATTCATGATAAGGAATACGCGACTGCTTTGGCTGAGAACCTCGCTAACCCTAGCCACTGGATGAGTTTCGTTTTGGTGTCCGTGTTCTGGTTGAGTTGGGCTCCGTATGCCGGTGTGAGAATGTACGAATACGTCACCAATCAAGAAATCAAAATTCCAATGTTACATTTCGGCATGGTTTGGCTTGGTATTATGAATTCGTTTTGgaaaattatcattttgattTCACTCAGCCCCCAGTTCCGGCTTGCGCTTCGAATTTTGTGTTTGACTGCATGCTGCCGCACCAAAGGACGCCTGCAAGCCGAACTCATCGGTATGGATAATGATGACTGA
- the LOC101744279 gene encoding uncharacterized protein LOC101744279: MHAVTTVLVAAIGICAIAKSPGATTAPTMPQTMNSGEEDKQIPSPMNYFRNVIIPKYMIPHYIKYVDKPGFLPQPIVFTDSKPDLLTKEIIHLNEMETDENDEKEFNDLITKNFMSRIMEVGSPVPKQVYSSGGSNKAEINLKHANIPAPHSDINSARPIVQPQSFNIPDEPKEITEKETKGFALTPFNKEYYEEQNISENTNETMPNDSVEIAELEALPKLEPRQIRQNPNLGKAKALVADDLDKLKIGLYGDDGSTNKPHHIHLLESGSSDPSDSIFGVALMAAIGTALTMAILGFAFGWYTLSKRAKAAADVDYPAYGVTGPTVDSSGDRKLAQSAHMYHYQHQKQQIIAMERNGLDQRHGSMSDPESDEENEEGDYTVYECPGFATTGDMEVKNPLFSEDATPATPGKCEIVKQQPKK, encoded by the exons ATGCACGCGGTCACCACGGTACTAGTAGCAGCCATCGGGATATGTGCTATCGCCAAATCCCCAG GGGCTACAACAGCGCCGACAATGCCACAAACTATGAACTCCGGCGAAGAGGATAAACAAATTCCTTCTCCGATGAATTACTTCAGGAATGTTATCATACCCAAATACATGATTCCCCACTACATTAAATACGTCGATAAACCTGGATTTTTGCCGCAACCAATCGTATTCACAGATTCAAAACCAGACCTGCTGACTAAG GAAATAATTCACCTTAATGAAATGGAAACCGATGAAAATGATGAAAAGGAATTCAACGACTTGATAACTAAAAACTTCATGTCCCGCATAATGGAAGTCGGAAGCCCCGTCCCAAAACAAGTTTACTCGAGTGGCGGTTCAAATAAAGCCGAAATAAACCTGAAACATGCTAACATACCCGCCCCACATTCAGACATAAACTCAGCCAGACCCATTGTGCAGCCCCAATCCTTCAATATTCCCGATGAACCTAAAGAAATAactgaaaaagaaacaaaaggttTTGCTCTCACTCCATTCAACAAAGAATATTACGAGGAACAAAATATTTCCGAGAATACCA acGAAACTATGCCAAATGATTCTGTCGAAATTGCTGAACTCGAGGCTTTACCTAAATTAGAACCTCGACAGATCCGCCAGAATCCCAACCTTGGAAAGGCCAAAGCCCTGGTTGCTGACGATCTGGATAAACTTAAAATTGGACT CTATGGCGACGATGGTTCCACGAATAAACCTCATCATATTCACTTGCTGGAATCCGGTTCTTCTGATCCTTCCGACTCTATTTTTGGTGTTGCTCTGATGGCGGCCATAGGAACAGCCCTCACCATGGCCATTCTAGGATTTGCTTTTGGCTGGTACAC GTTATCCAAAAGAGCCAAGGCTGCTGCTGATGTAGATTACCCGGCTTACGGCGTGACCGGACCTACTGTCGACAGCTCCGGCGACCGCAAGCTAGCTCAGTCCGCCCACATGTATCACTACCAACACCAGAAACAGCAAATCATTGCAATGGAGAg gaATGGACTTGACCAACGCCACGGCTCTATGTCGGACCCGGAATCTGATGAGGAGAACGAAGAAGGAGATTACACCGTTTATGAATGCCCCGGGTTTGCTACC ACCGGAGACATGGAAGTGAAGAATCCGCTCTTCTCCGAGGACGCCACTCCTGCTACTCCTGGAAAGTGCGAGATCGTCAAGCAACAAcccaaaaagtaa